In Peptococcaceae bacterium, a single genomic region encodes these proteins:
- a CDS encoding DUF362 domain-containing protein: MASPKKTVAVVKCNDPGEGVLRALALLEAEGDFKPSSDVVFIKPNIVATVPSENSPEVTEQRTVAALVRYFYERGAQKVVVGEGPAWGALSRDAYRVSGMEKAVLENGGFLCDMDEEPEVAVPVDGYVLKEIRLPRALAEADMVVNVPKAKTHFLTGVTLGLKNVLGAIRYEYRKKYHREFDQAFFIADLQKAYKPDVTVIDAVMAMEGFGPHGGTPLELGVVLAGTDTMAVDTVGCHLMCINPRSLALMQAAEKLGIGTTDMSLIKVVGEDIEKVKQPFSPPLFQYVSKYDNVSVYAGGVCPGCKPRIPSVPLGWDPSKKYAVIIGREPIAVRPDVEADEFWLVGNCGVKAGMAYLLRRAFQGGFKSGMPRIAKVPGCPPLDWYSQKSVFPPLREKGWMTN; the protein is encoded by the coding sequence ATGGCTTCCCCCAAGAAAACGGTGGCGGTCGTCAAGTGTAATGACCCGGGTGAAGGGGTCCTGAGGGCTTTGGCATTGCTGGAAGCGGAGGGCGATTTTAAACCTTCCTCCGACGTGGTGTTTATCAAACCAAATATTGTGGCTACCGTTCCTTCGGAGAATTCCCCTGAAGTCACGGAGCAAAGAACAGTCGCCGCGCTGGTGCGCTACTTCTACGAACGTGGGGCCCAAAAGGTGGTTGTGGGTGAAGGACCGGCCTGGGGCGCGTTGAGCCGCGACGCGTACCGGGTTTCAGGAATGGAAAAGGCCGTCCTGGAAAACGGCGGGTTTTTGTGCGACATGGATGAGGAGCCTGAAGTGGCGGTCCCGGTTGACGGCTACGTGCTCAAAGAAATACGCCTCCCCAGGGCTCTGGCGGAGGCCGATATGGTGGTCAATGTCCCCAAGGCAAAAACCCATTTCTTGACAGGCGTTACCCTGGGGCTGAAAAATGTTTTAGGGGCAATCCGCTACGAGTATCGGAAAAAATACCACCGGGAATTTGACCAGGCCTTCTTTATCGCCGATCTCCAGAAGGCTTACAAGCCTGATGTGACCGTCATTGACGCCGTAATGGCCATGGAAGGTTTCGGGCCGCACGGGGGTACGCCCCTTGAACTCGGAGTGGTCCTCGCCGGCACGGATACCATGGCGGTCGACACTGTGGGCTGCCACCTTATGTGCATCAATCCCCGCAGCCTGGCTTTGATGCAGGCTGCTGAAAAACTGGGAATAGGCACAACGGACATGAGCCTGATCAAGGTTGTGGGGGAAGATATTGAGAAGGTAAAACAGCCCTTTTCTCCGCCTCTTTTCCAGTATGTGAGCAAGTATGACAATGTCAGCGTGTACGCGGGGGGCGTCTGTCCCGGATGCAAACCGAGAATACCAAGCGTGCCTTTAGGCTGGGACCCTTCGAAAAAATACGCGGTGATCATCGGAAGAGAGCCAATCGCCGTCAGGCCCGATGTGGAAGCCGACGAATTTTGGCTGGTGGGAAACTGCGGGGTGAAGGCGGGAATGGCTTATCTCCTGCGGAGGGCTTTCCAGGGAGGTTTTAAAAGCGGGATGCCTAGAATAGCCAAAGTGCCCGGTTGTCCGCCGCTTGATTGGTATTCGCAGAAGTCCGTCTTCCCGCCGTTGCGGGAAAAAGGCTGGATGACCAATTAA
- a CDS encoding methylenetetrahydrofolate reductase: MTITELAGKKSFLVTAELTPPKGTDYGKVLEAAENLVQAVDAVNVTDGQSAVMRSGSLALSHFLLDKGIEPVFQLNCRDRNRIALQSELLSAFSLGIKNVLCITGDHVGLGDHKDAKQVFDLDAVSLLAVVSRLNEGCDMKGNPLAGATNLCPGAVVNPNASPVEPQLLKMKRKIQAGARFFQTQPVFEISLLKPFADEAARMGVPLLAGVMVLRSAGMARYINKHISGISVPVKLVEYLEKSRDPVITGLEIAAGLINEARGVCRGVHLMTIGAEELVPQVLEKAGIKKEKRFSETEVE; encoded by the coding sequence ATGACGATTACGGAACTGGCTGGTAAAAAAAGTTTCCTGGTAACGGCGGAGTTGACCCCGCCCAAGGGGACTGATTACGGCAAAGTTTTAGAGGCGGCAGAGAACCTGGTCCAGGCGGTGGATGCCGTCAATGTAACCGACGGCCAGAGTGCGGTGATGCGCTCCGGTTCCCTGGCCCTTTCCCATTTTTTGCTGGATAAAGGCATTGAACCGGTTTTTCAGCTCAACTGCAGGGACCGCAACCGGATCGCCCTGCAGTCGGAATTATTGAGCGCGTTCAGCCTCGGAATCAAAAACGTGCTGTGCATCACGGGCGATCATGTCGGGTTAGGCGACCATAAGGACGCCAAGCAGGTTTTTGACCTGGATGCCGTATCGCTCCTGGCGGTCGTGAGCAGGTTAAACGAAGGCTGCGACATGAAAGGCAATCCCCTTGCCGGGGCTACCAACCTGTGCCCGGGGGCAGTCGTTAATCCCAACGCTTCACCGGTTGAGCCCCAGCTGTTGAAGATGAAAAGAAAAATACAGGCCGGCGCGCGCTTTTTCCAGACCCAACCCGTTTTTGAAATCTCTTTGCTGAAACCGTTTGCGGACGAGGCCGCCAGGATGGGCGTTCCCCTGCTGGCAGGGGTGATGGTTTTAAGGTCCGCCGGGATGGCCCGGTATATAAATAAGCATATTTCGGGCATCAGCGTTCCGGTAAAACTGGTTGAATACCTGGAAAAATCAAGGGACCCGGTCATAACCGGCCTGGAGATAGCCGCCGGTTTAATAAACGAAGCGCGAGGCGTTTGCCGGGGGGTCCATTTGATGACGATTGGTGCGGAAGAATTGGTGCCGCAAGTACTTGAAAAAGCGGGGATAAAGAAAGAAAAGCGGTTTTCCGAAACGGAGGTGGAATAG
- the ilvN gene encoding acetolactate synthase small subunit has translation MIHTLVVLVENRPGVLTRISGLISRRAFNIESIVAGYTEEPNMTRITIAVNGDDREIEQVVNQLSKLVDVIKIVDLTEVDSLERELAMIKVKASPEKRSDIVDIVDIFRARIVDVNRETMVIELTGDQSKIDALCEVMKDHGIIEIVRTGKTVISRGPLPAKKM, from the coding sequence ATGATTCATACCCTGGTTGTGCTGGTGGAAAACCGTCCCGGTGTGCTTACCAGGATTTCCGGTTTAATCAGCCGGAGGGCTTTTAATATTGAAAGCATTGTGGCCGGCTACACGGAGGAGCCTAACATGACCAGGATTACCATAGCGGTTAACGGTGACGACCGGGAAATAGAACAGGTCGTCAACCAGCTTTCCAAACTGGTTGATGTCATCAAAATTGTAGACCTGACCGAAGTGGACAGTCTCGAACGCGAACTGGCCATGATCAAGGTGAAAGCCAGCCCGGAGAAGCGTTCCGATATTGTGGACATTGTTGACATTTTCCGGGCCAGAATAGTGGATGTCAACCGTGAAACGATGGTCATAGAGCTGACCGGCGACCAGAGTAAAATCGACGCTCTTTGTGAAGTGATGAAAGACCACGGGATCATAGAAATTGTGCGGACCGGCAAGACCGTCATTTCCCGCGGGCCTTTGCCGGCCAAAAAAATGTAG
- the ychF gene encoding redox-regulated ATPase YchF has product MKIGLVGLPLTGKTTLFNLLTSSRAETGTFSGKTGTNVGVARVPDRRVDFLSKLYKPKKTTYAQIEFVDIAGLLVTQEGQKSGAAKFLNDVRACDALVHVLRAFRSRDVVHVAGTLNPARDLETVETELLFADLELVEKRIERIKSGKKITKENAVELELLRKCYAVLETGVSMREAALSIEDKLALRNYAFLTEKPRLAVVNLDEEQFKVKEYPQKDELAGLCREKNIPLLEVCAGMELEINELPEEDKRVFMDDLGINQTGIEMLAQAVYELMGLISFFTVGEDEVKAWTIARGLSAREAAGKIHSDLERGFIRAEVVKYSDLAELGTMARVKEKGLFRLEGKDYRVADGDIMHIRFNV; this is encoded by the coding sequence TTGAAGATAGGTCTGGTTGGCCTGCCCTTAACAGGCAAGACGACCCTTTTTAACCTGCTTACAAGTTCCAGGGCTGAGACGGGGACCTTTTCCGGGAAAACAGGGACGAATGTAGGCGTGGCCAGGGTACCTGACAGGCGTGTTGATTTTTTAAGCAAGCTGTATAAACCTAAAAAAACAACCTATGCCCAGATTGAGTTTGTTGATATAGCCGGCCTGCTGGTCACCCAGGAAGGGCAAAAATCTGGCGCCGCCAAATTCCTCAACGATGTACGCGCTTGCGATGCCCTTGTCCATGTCCTGCGGGCTTTCCGCAGCCGGGATGTGGTTCACGTGGCAGGAACCCTTAACCCTGCCCGTGACCTGGAAACGGTCGAGACGGAGCTTCTTTTCGCCGACCTGGAACTTGTGGAAAAGAGGATTGAAAGGATTAAAAGCGGGAAAAAGATTACCAAGGAGAACGCCGTAGAATTGGAACTCCTCCGGAAGTGTTATGCCGTGCTGGAGACGGGTGTTTCCATGCGGGAGGCGGCTTTAAGCATTGAAGATAAGCTGGCCTTGAGGAACTACGCCTTTTTAACCGAGAAGCCCCGCCTGGCCGTGGTTAACCTTGACGAAGAGCAGTTTAAGGTTAAGGAATACCCGCAAAAAGACGAGCTGGCTGGCTTGTGCAGGGAAAAAAACATACCGCTCCTGGAAGTGTGCGCCGGGATGGAGCTGGAAATAAACGAACTGCCGGAAGAAGACAAGCGCGTCTTCATGGACGACCTGGGAATTAATCAAACGGGTATCGAGATGCTGGCTCAAGCCGTTTATGAACTCATGGGCCTGATTTCTTTCTTTACTGTGGGCGAGGATGAAGTCAAAGCCTGGACGATTGCCCGGGGATTAAGCGCCAGGGAGGCCGCGGGCAAAATCCATTCCGACTTGGAAAGGGGTTTCATCAGGGCGGAAGTGGTTAAATACAGCGATCTTGCAGAACTGGGCACGATGGCCAGGGTTAAAGAAAAAGGGTTGTTCAGGCTGGAAGGAAAAGACTACCGCGTGGCGGACGGCGACATCATGCATATACGTTTCAATGTCTGA
- the addA gene encoding helicase-exonuclease AddAB subunit AddA: MVNWTPEQETAITARGRNLLVSAAAGAGKTAVLVERIIRRVLDPVDPVDIDRLLVVTFTNAAAQEMKERIAGALAARSREKPQDKNLQRQLLLVGRASISTLHSFCLDMIRQNYYRLSLPEGLVLDPRFRVAGDVEAALIKLETLESLFEDRYAAEDSRFLELVECFGGERDDRVLQELVLKLYDFSRSQPDPSSWLRKATAAFRSNLDDQAIQALFSQVKESIILPLEEAVEKLKDAAALAARPGGPGVYCQDLEMESEMLQRLLLMFSELSWQDCLRALGEVRFASLKPCRDKNVAEELKNETTTLRSEAKEIIKKLQTVFLARTPQEYIEDMWKIAPLMDSLCLLVEDYSRLYLKAKLERNVIDFADLEHFAINLLSVEEKEGHHRSELAEKLRDRYVEILVDEYQDINSVQETILKLVSREELPGNMFMVGDVKQSIYRFRLAEPGLFLARYREYGGLPAGQRFPGRRIALSRNFRSRDFIINGVNYLFRQIMSAKLGGIDYGADAELVQGASYPEYPAEAGSVLPGMIEVHIVNRRAEALAEPGEEEDRQEAEAQADREGEEELDTVQYEARIAGRRILELVKRQVWDGEMKAYRPVRFRDIVVLMRSTKNAGEVFIEELRRLGIPVYAETGAGYLEVQEIKTMLSLLKIIDNPRQDIPLAAVLRSPIVGLTAEELACIRMGMPRADFYNAVCLAARREKGELGEKLRRFMRRLRRWRTFSRRKSLVELIWLLFRETGYYDCAGAMPGGSQRQANLRALYDRAKQYEETTMKGLSRFLRFMEKLEETSQDLGTARPLGEKEEVVRIMSIHKSKGLEFPIVILAGLGRRFNFRDLREDILVDRDLGLGPVIVDYEKRLKYPTLARIAVRNRLKNELLAEEARILYVALTRAREGLVLVGTVDGLAGKLRKWRRVTRLKGWEFTPGIQVGANCFLDWLGPALLRHKDGRALLEAAGIAGNGENKEDPSRWQITVWHQQAAPGREKAAEKKDREKLARVAALLPVEGTGGYRQAVSDRLGWRYQYAALSSIPAKLSVTEIKHRFHQANEDEMSGSTFSRQCDFSRRPVFLQEEKGLSAAEKGAAFHLVMGHLDLSQSLTEENIREQVGLLVKKEIITPAQGNSISCRAIEMFFRSSLGKRLAGSPQIMRETPFIMLLPAGEALGIKGVPAGEKILVQGTIDCLFAEGDDYVLLDYKTDLVTRETREMFIERYRMQLDLYGRAVEAVFGKPVRERILYSVALGEAIVL; encoded by the coding sequence ATGGTTAACTGGACGCCAGAACAGGAAACCGCGATCACTGCAAGAGGCCGTAACCTGCTGGTTTCAGCGGCGGCCGGCGCCGGTAAGACGGCTGTCCTGGTGGAAAGGATTATCCGGCGCGTTCTTGACCCGGTTGATCCTGTTGATATTGACCGCCTGCTGGTCGTTACCTTTACCAATGCTGCGGCCCAGGAAATGAAAGAGCGTATAGCCGGAGCGCTGGCGGCGCGCAGCCGGGAGAAACCGCAGGATAAAAACTTGCAGCGGCAGCTTCTTTTGGTAGGGCGCGCGTCGATTTCTACGCTTCATTCATTTTGCCTGGACATGATCAGGCAAAACTACTACCGGCTTTCCCTGCCTGAAGGGCTTGTCCTGGACCCCCGGTTTCGCGTCGCTGGCGATGTTGAGGCGGCGCTGATAAAACTTGAGACACTGGAGTCGCTTTTTGAAGACAGGTATGCGGCGGAAGACAGCCGGTTTTTGGAACTGGTGGAGTGTTTCGGGGGCGAGAGGGATGACCGGGTCCTGCAGGAACTGGTTTTAAAGCTTTACGATTTTTCTCGCAGTCAGCCGGATCCTTCTTCCTGGCTGCGAAAGGCGACAGCGGCCTTCAGGAGCAACCTTGACGACCAAGCGATTCAAGCCCTTTTTTCTCAGGTGAAAGAAAGCATCATCCTCCCGCTGGAAGAAGCGGTAGAGAAGCTGAAAGACGCTGCCGCCCTGGCGGCCAGGCCCGGCGGCCCCGGGGTTTACTGCCAGGACCTGGAGATGGAATCGGAAATGCTGCAGCGGTTGCTGCTTATGTTTTCAGAACTATCGTGGCAGGACTGTTTAAGAGCCTTGGGGGAGGTGCGTTTCGCTTCCCTTAAGCCGTGCCGGGACAAAAACGTGGCTGAAGAATTGAAGAACGAAACGACAACCTTGCGCAGCGAAGCCAAGGAAATCATTAAGAAACTGCAGACAGTATTCCTGGCGCGCACGCCCCAGGAATACATAGAAGACATGTGGAAGATCGCTCCATTGATGGATTCGCTTTGCCTGCTGGTTGAAGATTATTCGCGGCTTTATCTGAAAGCCAAGCTGGAGCGGAACGTAATCGATTTTGCAGACCTGGAACATTTTGCCATAAACCTGCTTTCCGTTGAGGAGAAAGAGGGACATCACAGGTCGGAACTGGCGGAGAAATTGAGAGACCGCTACGTGGAAATACTGGTCGACGAGTACCAGGATATAAACAGCGTGCAGGAAACCATCCTCAAGCTTGTTTCCAGGGAAGAACTTCCGGGCAATATGTTCATGGTGGGAGACGTGAAGCAGAGCATCTACCGCTTCCGGCTGGCCGAACCCGGCCTCTTTTTGGCCCGGTATCGTGAATACGGCGGGCTTCCTGCAGGCCAGCGCTTTCCTGGCCGGAGGATTGCGCTTTCGCGGAATTTCCGCAGCCGGGATTTTATCATCAACGGGGTCAATTACTTGTTTCGCCAGATAATGAGCGCCAAGCTGGGGGGGATCGACTACGGAGCGGACGCGGAGCTGGTGCAGGGAGCATCTTATCCCGAATACCCGGCTGAGGCAGGTTCCGTTCTGCCAGGAATGATTGAGGTGCATATCGTAAACCGCCGGGCAGAAGCCCTCGCGGAGCCTGGTGAAGAGGAGGACCGGCAGGAGGCGGAAGCACAAGCGGATCGAGAAGGAGAAGAAGAACTGGACACCGTACAGTATGAAGCCAGGATAGCGGGCAGGAGAATCCTGGAACTGGTGAAAAGGCAGGTCTGGGACGGGGAGATGAAGGCCTACCGGCCGGTGAGGTTCAGGGATATTGTGGTTCTGATGCGTTCCACCAAGAATGCCGGAGAAGTGTTTATAGAAGAACTGCGGCGGTTGGGTATCCCGGTGTACGCGGAAACGGGCGCCGGTTACCTGGAGGTCCAGGAAATTAAAACGATGCTGTCCCTCCTGAAAATTATAGATAACCCGCGGCAGGACATTCCCCTGGCCGCCGTACTGCGCTCGCCCATCGTTGGCCTTACGGCGGAAGAATTGGCTTGTATCCGCATGGGAATGCCCCGGGCAGATTTTTACAATGCGGTATGCCTTGCTGCCCGGCGAGAGAAAGGTGAGCTGGGGGAGAAACTGCGCCGTTTTATGCGACGCCTGAGACGCTGGCGCACTTTTTCCCGCCGCAAGTCCCTGGTGGAACTGATCTGGCTCTTGTTCCGGGAAACGGGATATTACGACTGCGCGGGCGCCATGCCGGGAGGCAGCCAGAGGCAGGCCAACCTGCGGGCCCTTTATGACAGGGCTAAACAGTATGAAGAAACGACGATGAAAGGCCTGTCCAGGTTTTTGAGATTTATGGAAAAATTGGAAGAGACCAGCCAGGACCTGGGAACAGCCCGCCCGCTGGGAGAAAAAGAGGAAGTTGTCCGCATCATGAGCATCCATAAAAGCAAGGGGCTTGAGTTCCCCATCGTAATTCTGGCCGGGCTCGGCCGCCGCTTCAATTTTCGGGACTTGCGGGAAGACATCCTGGTTGACAGGGACCTGGGGCTGGGGCCGGTCATAGTGGATTACGAAAAGCGCCTTAAGTACCCGACCTTGGCCAGGATAGCCGTGAGGAACAGGCTGAAAAACGAGCTTCTGGCGGAAGAAGCGCGCATCCTTTATGTCGCTTTGACCAGGGCCAGGGAAGGACTTGTCCTTGTTGGCACTGTCGACGGCCTGGCCGGGAAATTAAGGAAATGGCGGCGGGTTACTCGCCTGAAGGGATGGGAATTTACACCAGGCATCCAGGTGGGAGCGAACTGTTTCCTGGATTGGCTGGGGCCCGCCCTGCTGCGGCATAAGGATGGCAGGGCGTTGCTGGAAGCAGCGGGGATAGCAGGGAACGGCGAGAATAAAGAGGACCCTTCCAGGTGGCAGATTACCGTTTGGCACCAGCAGGCCGCACCGGGGCGGGAAAAGGCGGCAGAAAAAAAAGATAGGGAAAAGCTGGCCAGGGTTGCCGCGCTTTTGCCTGTGGAAGGAACCGGCGGGTACCGCCAGGCGGTCAGTGACAGGCTGGGATGGCGCTATCAGTATGCCGCGCTTTCGTCCATACCGGCCAAGCTTTCAGTTACGGAGATCAAGCACCGCTTTCACCAGGCAAACGAGGATGAGATGAGCGGCAGCACTTTTAGCCGGCAGTGTGATTTCTCCCGGAGGCCGGTCTTTTTACAGGAGGAAAAAGGCCTCTCGGCAGCGGAAAAGGGCGCTGCATTTCACCTGGTCATGGGACATCTTGACCTTTCCCAGAGCCTTACGGAAGAAAACATCCGGGAACAGGTGGGTCTGCTGGTGAAAAAGGAAATAATCACCCCGGCCCAGGGAAACAGCATATCCTGCCGGGCAATTGAGATGTTTTTTCGCTCCTCGCTGGGAAAACGGCTTGCCGGCAGCCCGCAAATCATGAGGGAGACGCCGTTTATCATGCTGCTCCCGGCAGGTGAAGCGCTGGGCATAAAAGGGGTGCCTGCAGGCGAGAAAATACTTGTCCAGGGGACGATTGACTGTCTTTTTGCCGAAGGTGACGATTATGTTTTGCTGGACTATAAGACTGATCTGGTAACACGTGAAACCAGGGAAATGTTTATAGAACGTTACAGGATGCAGCTTGACTTGTACGGGCGCGCGGTAGAAGCGGTTTTTGGCAAACCGGTGAGGGAAAGAATTCTCTACTCCGTTGCGCTGGGCGAGGCGATAGTGTTATGA
- the addB gene encoding helicase-exonuclease AddAB subunit AddB gives MSLRFIIGRAGSGKTRQCLAEIKQHQQQKPEKPLVYLVPEQATFHMEKNLLEFCGLDGTMQVHVLSFQRLAWRVLQETGGGIYPVLDKVGKALILRRILEKNRKQMKAFARVMDTPGFLEKLAEVMAEFKAYNTTPGKFVSCLESLAGPKEDALRGRLEDLVLVYSEYEDYLANKYLDTEDLLRKLARKVPLSVFLDGAGIWLDGFHGFTPQEYKVIREILLKTSGVSITLCLDREHLNKSLTETDTFYPPWETWRKLVEISRETGCREEYLFLDYGMAHRFSRREELAHLEKSFFEAVAPFAGEAAGLKLTAAANRRAELEGTAQRILNLCREKGLRFQDIAVLFRDISPYESLLPAVFNDYGIPYFLDKKRPLRHHPLLDLLEGALEVVESGWNHEPLFRCLKTDLLPVSRREVDLLENYCLSHGIRGSRWTDGKPWGYMRRCTLEEEYRQEEAGTASEEETELKRINRAREKAIPALGRLEAGLRKARTARDFAVSIYNLLEELAAACKLQYWSRKAEEEGELEEAQLHSQVWQKVMELLEQFVQVLGEQEINVREFSRVLKSGLESIELGLIPPRLDQVLVGTLDRSRNPDLKAVFVLGANEGVLPKRISEEGFFSDDEKEILGKMRVELAPTSEKRLFAEQFLVYLALTRASDFLQVSFPASDEEGRALSPSFLFEHLGRIFPSARESNGWPGGQAKEVTDMALDCLVNPRPVMGCLGANLRRAADGEPVEPLWWDVYNWFLNEKEWQKPLALVVNGLSQANREERLPLPLVRRLYGSSLLTSISRLERFKACPFSYFLNYGLKLKEREEYKLKALDLGRFFHAAIERAYRRLEGEGLDLAGLDEHRLSGLVESTVDEIVPQLQNELLLSTSRYRFLTRKFRRTVTRALRVLREHELRGTFRPVGLEMSFGPEGRLPGLRLKLASGGTIVLQGRIDRVDAARGENGYYLRVIDYKSGNPTLSLMEIFYGLKIQLVAYLDVVMTHARELIGEEALPAGVFYFTIQDPIVAGDKPLERGEIESRILKELRMKGYLLKDPQAIMLMDSSINGRSELIPAAMKKNGELYKDSGCLLTRDEFSSLRLHVENLLTEIGEEIMAGEISIQPYRYKGSSPCAYCSYQAVCRFDPAVAGETYRVLPVREPGEIWRELGIRKEAVDNG, from the coding sequence ATGTCCCTGCGTTTTATTATTGGGAGGGCCGGGTCGGGGAAAACCCGGCAGTGCCTGGCGGAGATAAAACAACATCAACAACAGAAGCCGGAAAAGCCGCTCGTTTACCTGGTGCCTGAACAGGCCACCTTCCATATGGAAAAAAACCTTCTTGAGTTCTGCGGGCTGGACGGGACCATGCAGGTACATGTTTTGAGCTTTCAACGCCTGGCCTGGCGCGTTTTGCAGGAAACGGGAGGCGGGATTTACCCGGTGCTGGATAAGGTGGGAAAGGCCCTGATTTTACGCCGCATCCTGGAAAAAAACAGGAAACAAATGAAGGCTTTTGCCCGGGTAATGGATACCCCGGGTTTTTTAGAAAAACTGGCGGAGGTAATGGCCGAGTTTAAGGCATACAACACAACTCCCGGGAAGTTTGTTTCCTGCCTGGAAAGCCTGGCCGGCCCAAAGGAGGATGCTTTGCGGGGCAGGCTGGAAGACCTGGTTCTTGTTTACAGCGAATACGAGGATTACCTGGCGAACAAATACCTTGACACGGAGGATTTGTTGCGCAAGCTGGCCAGGAAAGTTCCCCTTTCCGTGTTTTTGGACGGCGCCGGCATCTGGCTGGACGGCTTCCATGGTTTTACTCCCCAGGAATACAAAGTGATCCGCGAAATACTCTTAAAAACGTCCGGGGTGAGCATAACGCTTTGCCTGGACCGGGAACACCTTAATAAGAGCCTGACGGAAACGGACACTTTTTATCCTCCCTGGGAAACCTGGCGGAAGCTGGTGGAGATTTCCCGGGAAACAGGCTGCCGGGAGGAATACCTGTTTTTGGATTACGGAATGGCACACCGCTTTTCGCGGCGGGAAGAACTGGCCCACCTGGAAAAAAGCTTCTTTGAAGCGGTTGCTCCCTTTGCCGGGGAGGCCGCAGGCCTTAAACTGACGGCAGCGGCCAACCGCAGGGCCGAACTGGAAGGGACAGCCCAGAGAATACTCAATTTATGTCGTGAAAAGGGGCTGCGTTTCCAAGATATTGCCGTGCTTTTCCGCGACATTTCCCCGTATGAAAGCCTTTTGCCCGCGGTTTTCAACGACTACGGCATCCCTTATTTCCTGGATAAAAAAAGACCGCTTCGCCATCACCCGCTCCTTGACCTGCTTGAAGGAGCCCTGGAGGTGGTGGAGTCCGGCTGGAATCATGAGCCCCTGTTTCGCTGTCTTAAAACCGACCTTCTTCCCGTTTCTCGCCGGGAGGTCGACCTGCTGGAAAATTATTGTCTTTCTCATGGAATCAGGGGCAGCCGGTGGACTGACGGAAAGCCCTGGGGCTACATGCGCCGCTGTACGCTGGAAGAAGAATACCGGCAAGAGGAAGCGGGAACGGCCAGCGAGGAAGAAACCGAACTGAAAAGGATCAACAGGGCCAGGGAAAAAGCGATACCGGCCCTGGGCCGGCTGGAAGCCGGCCTGCGGAAGGCGCGCACGGCCAGGGATTTTGCCGTTTCCATTTACAACCTGTTGGAAGAGCTGGCTGCGGCCTGTAAACTCCAGTACTGGAGCCGCAAGGCGGAGGAAGAGGGGGAACTGGAAGAAGCACAGCTGCACAGCCAGGTATGGCAGAAAGTCATGGAGCTGCTGGAACAGTTTGTGCAGGTCCTGGGAGAGCAGGAAATAAACGTACGGGAGTTCAGCCGCGTGCTGAAAAGCGGCCTGGAAAGCATTGAGCTCGGCCTGATCCCGCCCCGCCTCGACCAGGTGCTGGTAGGAACACTGGATCGCTCCCGCAACCCCGACCTGAAGGCGGTTTTTGTGCTGGGCGCAAACGAGGGTGTCTTGCCTAAACGGATCAGTGAAGAGGGATTTTTTAGCGATGATGAAAAAGAAATCCTGGGAAAAATGAGAGTGGAACTGGCCCCCACCAGTGAAAAAAGGCTTTTTGCCGAACAGTTTCTGGTTTACCTGGCCCTGACCAGGGCAAGCGACTTCCTGCAGGTTAGTTTTCCCGCGTCTGATGAAGAGGGGAGGGCTTTAAGTCCCTCGTTTCTTTTTGAACACCTGGGGAGGATTTTCCCTTCAGCCAGGGAAAGTAACGGCTGGCCAGGCGGACAGGCCAAAGAGGTGACCGACATGGCCCTTGATTGTCTCGTGAATCCAAGGCCCGTCATGGGCTGCCTGGGCGCAAACCTCCGCCGGGCCGCTGACGGCGAACCGGTTGAACCGCTCTGGTGGGATGTCTACAACTGGTTTTTGAACGAGAAGGAATGGCAAAAGCCCCTGGCCCTTGTAGTGAATGGACTGTCCCAAGCGAACAGGGAGGAGCGCCTTCCGTTGCCTCTCGTGCGCAGATTGTACGGCAGCAGTTTATTAACCAGCATTTCCAGGCTGGAAAGGTTCAAAGCCTGTCCCTTTTCGTATTTTTTGAATTACGGGCTCAAGTTGAAAGAAAGGGAAGAATACAAGCTTAAAGCACTCGACCTGGGACGGTTTTTTCATGCCGCCATCGAGCGGGCATACCGCCGCCTGGAAGGGGAGGGGTTGGACCTGGCCGGTTTAGACGAGCACCGGCTTTCCGGCCTGGTGGAAAGCACCGTGGATGAAATTGTTCCCCAGCTGCAGAACGAACTGCTGTTGAGCACTTCGCGGTATCGATTCCTAACCCGCAAGTTTAGACGCACCGTGACAAGGGCGCTGCGCGTTTTGCGTGAGCATGAGCTTCGCGGTACTTTTCGCCCGGTGGGCTTGGAAATGTCTTTCGGACCGGAAGGCCGCCTGCCTGGTCTCCGGTTAAAACTGGCCAGCGGAGGGACTATCGTTCTCCAGGGGAGGATAGACAGGGTTGACGCCGCAAGGGGAGAAAACGGGTATTACTTACGGGTTATCGACTACAAATCGGGGAACCCCACTTTAAGCCTTATGGAGATCTTCTACGGCCTTAAAATACAGCTCGTTGCTTACCTGGACGTGGTTATGACTCATGCCCGGGAGCTTATCGGTGAAGAGGCCCTGCCGGCAGGCGTCTTTTATTTTACAATCCAGGATCCCATTGTGGCCGGGGATAAACCCCTGGAAAGGGGCGAAATTGAAAGCAGAATCCTGAAGGAGTTACGAATGAAAGGCTATTTGCTCAAAGACCCGCAGGCCATTATGCTTATGGATTCATCGATTAACGGCCGTTCCGAGCTCATTCCCGCGGCTATGAAAAAAAACGGGGAGTTATACAAGGACTCCGGTTGTCTTCTAACGCGGGATGAATTCAGTAGCCTGCGCCTTCATGTGGAGAACCTGTTGACAGAAATAGGAGAAGAGATCATGGCCGGGGAGATTTCCATTCAGCCATACCGCTATAAGGGCAGCAGCCCTTGCGCGTACTGCTCTTACCAGGCGGTTTGCCGGTTCGATCCGGCAGTTGCGGGTGAGACCTACAGGGTCTTGCCGGTCAGGGAGCCAGGCGAGATATGGCGCGAGCTCGGGATAAGAAAGGAGGCCGTGGATAATGGTTAA